The following are encoded together in the Candidatus Eisenbacteria bacterium genome:
- a CDS encoding aconitase family protein: protein GAQQSQGMSVELVDAGRQLPIAYRNTIANMMAEAEALNGIFAPDDITLAWYRDKGVASLPYPPPAPGANAVYDLDESLDLSDVQPMIAKPFSPGNAFPAEEVQREHITFDKAMIGSCTNGSYDDLLSAALVLKAARERGTRQAAKEFVIFPGSGGVKRQIENADPRLDGESIADVFRSVGGLIRQSWCGPCFGQGPDSLKKGERAITSFNRNWTNRMGVGGEGYLASPSVVAASALLGYMGPPSELGLHWDAEAFAV from the coding sequence GGGGCGCCCAACAGTCGCAGGGAATGTCGGTGGAGCTCGTCGACGCCGGCAGGCAGCTGCCGATCGCGTATCGGAATACGATCGCCAACATGATGGCGGAAGCCGAGGCGCTCAACGGCATCTTCGCCCCCGACGACATCACGCTGGCGTGGTATCGCGACAAGGGGGTGGCGTCGCTGCCGTATCCGCCGCCGGCCCCCGGCGCGAACGCCGTCTACGACCTCGACGAGTCGCTCGATCTCAGCGACGTCCAGCCGATGATCGCCAAGCCGTTCAGTCCCGGGAACGCCTTTCCCGCCGAGGAGGTGCAACGTGAGCACATCACGTTCGACAAGGCGATGATCGGCTCCTGCACCAACGGCAGCTACGACGACCTCTTGTCCGCGGCCCTGGTGCTCAAGGCCGCGCGGGAGCGGGGCACCAGGCAAGCGGCCAAGGAGTTCGTGATCTTTCCCGGGTCGGGAGGCGTGAAGCGTCAGATCGAGAACGCGGATCCCCGGCTGGACGGCGAGAGCATCGCGGATGTCTTCCGCTCGGTCGGCGGCCTCATCCGCCAGAGCTGGTGCGGGCCCTGCTTCGGCCAGGGTCCCGACTCGCTCAAGAAGGGCGAGCGCGCGATCACCAGCTTCAACCGCAACTGGACCAATCGCATGGGCGTCGGTGGCGAGGGCTACCTGGCGTCCCCGAGCGTGGTGGCGGCGAGTGCGTTGCTCGGGTACATGGGCCCGCCGAGCGAGCTGGGCCTCCACTGGGACGCGGAGGCCTTCGCGGTCTAG
- a CDS encoding tetratricopeptide repeat protein, whose amino-acid sequence MRFLAIALALSLAAGAAQAMPSGSKPDPPSSSSNPSTPSSNPQATGPRVDAERTYALAYDEVAKGNKELAAGKTKNAQKKFKKALGYAESSTSYDANYFEAWNLVGYCARKLGDYDKAFTAYDKSLAINPEYAPAREYLGEAYLEKGNLQKAHEQLVILEKSGEHDEEASRLFAAIEAYKKAHPEAASASAPSAPAAATAPPDSTSGR is encoded by the coding sequence ATGCGTTTCCTCGCCATTGCGCTCGCGCTCAGTCTGGCGGCTGGAGCAGCCCAGGCCATGCCGAGCGGAAGCAAGCCTGACCCTCCTTCGTCCTCCTCCAATCCTTCGACGCCGTCCAGCAACCCGCAGGCCACGGGGCCGAGGGTCGACGCCGAGCGGACCTATGCGCTCGCCTACGACGAGGTCGCCAAAGGCAACAAGGAGCTCGCAGCCGGCAAGACGAAGAACGCCCAGAAGAAGTTCAAGAAGGCGCTGGGGTACGCGGAGAGCTCGACCTCGTACGACGCCAACTACTTCGAGGCATGGAACCTGGTCGGATATTGCGCGCGCAAGCTTGGCGACTACGACAAGGCCTTCACGGCGTACGACAAGAGCCTGGCCATCAATCCGGAGTATGCGCCGGCCCGGGAGTACCTGGGTGAGGCGTATCTCGAGAAGGGGAATCTACAAAAGGCCCACGAGCAGCTCGTGATTCTCGAGAAGAGCGGCGAGCACGATGAAGAAGCGAGCCGGCTGTTCGCCGCGATCGAGGCCTACAAGAAGGCGCATCCCGAAGCGGCCAGCGCCTCGGCACCGAGCGCCCCGGCCGCGGCCACGGCGCCGCCGGATTCGACTTCGGGCCGCTGA
- a CDS encoding META domain-containing protein, whose protein sequence is MKIEALLAVREPRSLMKSPGLWSVAWSAILLLSSGLEVAAAASTSRLSGSATYREKIALSPTARFEATLEDVSRPESPEVVSSVRMENIGQPPIKFKIEYDKSDIIKSRPYVVRATIRDHGDQLLFTSSKPVLTQGHGAKASILLSLVPHEVRPTLAPLPASFTGVLPCADCKGIQYLINLLEDGAFMQRTTYLKESRDESFYEIGAWSLASDHRTLMLSGGGSNTYWSLKNSNTLRKLDQDGRDIVSNLPYELKRAPQPLAMEPRVRLRGLFQYVAKVARFSDCASGLQWTVAREGDFADLERAYAAQKKKKKSDADLFVTLDGRVAMSARPEPTLVVENFVRASPSEICMEKAVQLELPNNRWRPTVVAGKPVVLSGQQKEPWIVLDPKLSKVTGYSGCNRVSGSYRAGNGGKLKFSQLAATGMPCQQSAIERSFFDALERTMSYRIVGRNLELYGSDGTMVARLEERNL, encoded by the coding sequence GTGAAGATCGAAGCGCTCCTCGCCGTGCGTGAACCGAGGTCGCTGATGAAATCCCCCGGTCTCTGGTCGGTCGCCTGGTCGGCCATCCTCTTGCTTTCGAGCGGCTTGGAGGTGGCCGCGGCCGCCTCGACCTCCCGCCTGAGCGGCAGCGCCACCTATCGCGAGAAGATCGCGCTTTCACCCACCGCCCGTTTCGAGGCCACGCTGGAGGACGTTTCTCGGCCCGAATCGCCGGAAGTCGTGTCCAGCGTCCGGATGGAGAACATCGGCCAGCCTCCCATCAAGTTCAAAATCGAGTACGACAAGAGTGACATCATCAAGAGTCGCCCTTACGTCGTACGCGCCACGATCCGCGATCACGGCGATCAGTTGCTCTTCACCAGCAGCAAGCCTGTCCTGACCCAGGGGCATGGCGCCAAGGCATCGATTCTGCTGAGCCTCGTTCCCCACGAGGTGCGCCCCACGCTCGCTCCTCTGCCCGCCTCGTTCACCGGGGTGCTGCCCTGCGCGGACTGCAAGGGCATCCAGTATCTGATCAACCTGCTCGAAGACGGCGCCTTCATGCAGCGCACGACTTACCTCAAGGAGAGTCGTGACGAGAGCTTCTACGAGATCGGCGCCTGGTCACTGGCGAGCGACCATCGCACGCTGATGCTGAGCGGCGGAGGATCCAATACCTACTGGTCGCTCAAGAACTCGAACACGCTGCGCAAGCTGGACCAGGACGGCCGTGACATCGTCTCGAACCTGCCTTACGAGCTGAAGCGCGCACCCCAGCCACTCGCGATGGAACCGAGGGTCCGGCTGAGAGGGCTGTTCCAATACGTCGCCAAGGTCGCGCGATTCAGCGATTGCGCGTCGGGGCTCCAATGGACGGTCGCGCGTGAAGGCGACTTTGCCGATCTCGAGCGCGCCTACGCCGCGCAGAAGAAGAAGAAAAAGTCCGACGCCGATCTGTTCGTGACTCTCGATGGCCGTGTGGCGATGAGCGCCCGGCCGGAGCCCACCTTGGTGGTGGAGAATTTCGTCCGCGCGTCACCCAGCGAGATCTGCATGGAAAAAGCCGTGCAGCTCGAGCTTCCCAACAACCGCTGGCGACCGACGGTGGTGGCCGGAAAACCCGTCGTCCTCTCGGGACAGCAGAAAGAGCCCTGGATCGTGCTGGACCCGAAGCTCTCGAAAGTCACGGGCTACAGTGGCTGCAACCGCGTCTCGGGAAGCTATCGCGCAGGCAACGGAGGAAAGCTGAAATTCAGCCAGCTGGCCGCCACCGGAATGCCGTGCCAGCAATCGGCCATCGAGCGATCGTTCTTCGACGCGCTCGAGCGGACGATGTCCTATCGCATCGTGGGCAGGAATCTCGAGCTGTACGGCTCCGACGGGACGATGGTCGCGCGACTCGAGGAACGCAACCTGTAG